Within the Trueperaceae bacterium genome, the region TCAGGTCGGGACAGCCGCTCTACTCGGTGAGCGACCTGTCCAGGGCCGGCCAGCTAGTCGAGGTGCTCGTCGCCGAGCTGCGCTACGCCGCGGACGCCGCCGAGGAGGCGCTGCCCACGGTGGAGACGGGGCGCTTCCAGGGCATGTCGGGCGGCGAGCTGTTCAGGAGCTCGACGGCGGAGGACGTGGAGGCCTTCCTCGCCTACGTGCTGGCCAGCGGGTCGCGCGACGCGCGCTTCGCGTTCGTGGACGCCTACGCGCAGTGGGCGCTGGACGGCGCTCCCGAGACGCCCTAGGGGGCCGGCCGGTCCGGGGAGTGGGCGTCGGCCGCCGGCGGTCGACAGGACGGGCGGCGAGCGGGCGGGCCGCCCCGTCGCCCTAGCCGACCAGGCGCCCCAGCACCCGCGCGCTGGCCAGGAAGGTGCCGGCCGAGGCGCCGAGGGTCGCGAGCACGAACACCAGCAGCACGCGGGCGGCGCGGTTCGTCCACCAGCCCCTCAGCGTCGTGACGTCGCGCCGCAGGCGCTCGAAGTCGCCGACGTTCGGCTTGCGCAGCCACAGCTCCACGCCGGCCGCGACGAACCCGGCGCCGAGCAGGGGGTTCAGCGTCGTGAACGGCGCCGCCACGGCCGTGGCCGCGATCGTCAGCGGGTGGGCCAGGGCGGCCAGGGCGCCGAGGCCCGCGAGCGTGGCGGTGACGATCGTCCAGTCGGTGAGCAGGCGCAGGCCCTCCGCGGGGCTGCGCAGGAACCCGATCGCGAAGCCGGCCAAGACCAGCACGAGGACCGCCCAGGGGACCACCCTGGTGGCCCGGCTGGGCGGCGGCGTCCTCTCGAGCTCGCGCAGGCGAGCGCGCAGCGCCTCGCGCGACCTGGGCGCCGTCGTCGCGGGGGCTGTGGCCGCGGCGGCGCCGCCGCCGGCGGGGTCGTCCGCGGCCCGCGCCTCGGCGCCGGGGGCGGCTGGTGAACCTTCGGGGGAAGCCCCGTCCTGCCCCGGGCCGGCGCCTGGAGAGGCACCTCCGTCGTCGCCCACCACCTCCGCGCCCGCCGCCACCAGCGCAGCGGTGATGCCCTTGAGGTGGCCCGCGCCCACGACCGCCAGCACGTGCCGGTGCCGCGGGGCGCCGTCGCTCCCCACGGCGAGGAGCAGCTTGGCTGCCATGTACTCGTCGCGCTCGGCGATGAGGGGGCCGTAGAGGTCGGCGCGGCTCTGGGCGAACTCGGCGAACGTCGCCTCGAGGACGTCGCCCTCCTTGAGCCTCTCGATCTCCTCCTCGCCCACCTTCTCGCTGGTGAACGCCGAGGCGAGGATGCCGGCGACGAGGGTCAGCCGGCGCCACCAGCCCACGCCGCCGTAGAGCCGCCTCAGCGTGACACCGATGTCGCGGTCGATGAGCAGCAGCGGCAGGCCGCGCTCCCTGGCGCCCGTCACCGCGGCGCGCATCTCGGCCCCCGGCTCGATGCCGAACTGGTCGGCGAGGCGCTGCTGGAAGGCGCCGAGGGCCAGGTTCACGGCCAGCACGCCGGCCTTGCCCTCGCGCAGCACCTGCATGAGGTCGGTCTTGGCGTGCGCCTGCGAGTCGGTGATCGCGGCCAGGCGGCCGGCGTCGAGCTCGATGGCCACGGCGTCGTGGTCGCCCGTGGCGACGAGGCGCTCCACCGCCATGGCCGACGCCTTCGAGACGTGGGCCGTCCCCAGGAGCGTCACGCGCGCGCCGCCCACCGACAGCACCGCCGTGGGCTGCTCGGCCGCGGACGATCGTGCGACGGGCGCGACGGGGGGCTCGGTCATGCGCGGAGTGTACCTGCATAGAATCGCCGCATGACCCGACCGCTAGGACAGTCGGGCCGCACCGGCGTGGACAGGGTGGGCGGCCTCTACGAGCAGGTGCGGCTGGCCCGCCTGTGGCTGCCGCTGTCGATCGTCGGCGTGGTGCTGGTGCACCAGCTCCTGATCGTGCCCCTGCTGCCGCCGTCCGGCCAGTTCTGGGCGCAGCTCCTCTTCTACTCGATCCTCGGACCGCTCGCCACGTACGTGACGCTGAACTGGATCGCCGGCGAGGCGCGCGAGAAGGAGAGGGCGCAGCTCGAGCTGGCCGAGCTCTACCGCGAGCTGCAGGCCAGCCACGAGCTGCTCGGCTCGATCCAGGGCGTCACCGAGCGCTTCGCCGCCTCGCCGAGCCTCGAGGCGACCGTGCGGGCCGCGGCCGAGGGCATCGCCGGCGTGACGGGCGCCACCGGCGTGGCCGTCGTGCTCGGGCCGGAGGGCCTCGGCGTCACGCACGGGCTGGGGCTCGACGACGAGTTCGAGCGCGACGCCCTGAGCCGCGACCAGGAGGCGCGCCGCCGGGCGCGCGAGGGCGACGTCGGCGTGCGCGTCGACCAGGTGCCGCGTGCGGGCGGCGGGCCGCGCTACGCCCTGACGGCGCCGCTGGTGTGGGGCGGGGAGCCCGAGGGCTCGGTCACGGCGTACCTGCCCGGCCCGCCTGACGAGCGGGCGCTCGAGTCGTTCTCGATCGTCGCCACGCAGTTCTCGGCCGCCGCCGAGGCCACGCGCCTGCGCACCCGCGACGTGATGACGCTCGTTGAGGTGGACCGGTCTATCCGCGCCGAGGGGAACCTCGGCCGGCTCCTGAAGAGCGTGCTCACGCAGATGCTGGGCTTCGTGTCGGCGCCGGTGGGCGGCATCTTCCTCTCCGACGGGGAGGGCCTGCTGCGCCTCGCCGCCACGGTCGGCCGCGACCCGGGACCCGGCGCGCGCGCCTGGCGGGTGGGCGAGGGGTTCGTGGGGGGCGTGGCGGCGAGGCGGGAGCCGCGCATCGTCGACAGCCTCGCCGAGAACGGGGCGAACGAGTACGGCCCGCTCCTCGAGGGAGCGCGCAGCGCCCTGGCCGCCCCGCTGCTCGCCGGCGACGAGCTCCTGGGCGTGCTCGTGCTGGCGCACCCGGAGGAGGGCCGCTTCGACAGGTCGGTGCTGCCGTTCATCGGGCTCGTGGCCGGCCAGGTGTCGCTGGCCATACGCAACGCCAACGCCTACCTGCAGTCCGAGGAGCTGGCGATCTCGGAGGAGCGCTCGCGCATCGCGCGGGAGATCCACGACGGCGTCGCGCAGATGCTCGCCTTCGCGGCCCTCAAGCTCGACCTGGTGGAGCGCCTGATGACCAGGGACCCGGCGAAGGCCGCGGCCGAGCTGGAGCAGGCCAAGGAGACCGTGCGCGAGTCGATAAGGGAGGTGCGCCGCTCGATCTTCGCGCTGCGGCCCGTCGACCTCGAGCGCTTCGGCTTCGCCGAGACCGTGCGGCGCTACGCCATCGACTTCGGCCAGCAGAACGACGTGCGCGTGACCGTCTCCTTCGGGCCCCTGCCCGAGCTGTCGCTGAAGTCGGAGGCCGTGCTGTTCCGCATCTTCCAGGAGGCGATGCACAACGTCGCCAAGCACGCCAAGGCGCAGAACGTCGAGGTGCGCCTCGGCACCACCGAGGACGGCATGGCGTTCGTGGCGGTGCGCGACGACGGCGTGGGGTTCGACGTGGACCAGGTGTCGGACCGCGTCACCAGCGCCGGCGGGCTGGGCATCAAGCAGATGCGCGAGCGCGTCGAGGCGCGGGGCGGCCGGCTCGAGATCGACGCGGCCCCCCGCCGCGGCACCGAGCTCTACGCCGCGGTGCCGGTGTGAGGGACGAGCCGCGCCTCCGGCAAGAGAAGAGCCCGGCGTACGCGCCGGGCTCCGCGTCCTCTAACGGCGCGCCCCTGGCGGGCGCCGCCGCCTACCTCTTGCCCTGGCGGCGGTAGCTGTCGCCGAAGCGCTTCTGGAACTTCTCGACGCGGCCCTCGGTGTCGATGAAGCGCTGCTCGCCCGTGTAGAACGGGTGGTTGCCCGACCAGACGTCGACGTGCAGCTCGGGCTTCACGCTGTAGGTCTCCATGACGACCTGGCCGTCGCAGATGACCTTGGTCTTGACCATCTTCGGGTGGATGCCTTGCTTCATGCTCGCGCTCCCTCTCGCGCCCCGCCTCAGCGCGTGGGGCGTCGTGTGCGTCGTCGGGGTGCCCGCCGAGCGGGCGGCACGGGCCGGTCCCGGCGGAGCGGCCCGCGAGATGTTAGCACAAGGACGCGCGCAGGTTCGTGGCGCGCCCCCGGCGCCCGCCCTCGTGAGCCAGCGTGGGCGCCCCGCCCGCGGCCCGGTCCACGCCGCGGCGCTCCCGCCTCAGGCGGCCGACTTCTCCCGCACCTGC harbors:
- the rpmE gene encoding 50S ribosomal protein L31 produces the protein MKQGIHPKMVKTKVICDGQVVMETYSVKPELHVDVWSGNHPFYTGEQRFIDTEGRVEKFQKRFGDSYRRQGKR
- a CDS encoding TraB/GumN family protein; protein product: MTEPPVAPVARSSAAEQPTAVLSVGGARVTLLGTAHVSKASAMAVERLVATGDHDAVAIELDAGRLAAITDSQAHAKTDLMQVLREGKAGVLAVNLALGAFQQRLADQFGIEPGAEMRAAVTGARERGLPLLLIDRDIGVTLRRLYGGVGWWRRLTLVAGILASAFTSEKVGEEEIERLKEGDVLEATFAEFAQSRADLYGPLIAERDEYMAAKLLLAVGSDGAPRHRHVLAVVGAGHLKGITAALVAAGAEVVGDDGGASPGAGPGQDGASPEGSPAAPGAEARAADDPAGGGAAAATAPATTAPRSREALRARLRELERTPPPSRATRVVPWAVLVLVLAGFAIGFLRSPAEGLRLLTDWTIVTATLAGLGALAALAHPLTIAATAVAAPFTTLNPLLGAGFVAAGVELWLRKPNVGDFERLRRDVTTLRGWWTNRAARVLLVFVLATLGASAGTFLASARVLGRLVG
- a CDS encoding GAF domain-containing sensor histidine kinase, producing the protein MTRPLGQSGRTGVDRVGGLYEQVRLARLWLPLSIVGVVLVHQLLIVPLLPPSGQFWAQLLFYSILGPLATYVTLNWIAGEAREKERAQLELAELYRELQASHELLGSIQGVTERFAASPSLEATVRAAAEGIAGVTGATGVAVVLGPEGLGVTHGLGLDDEFERDALSRDQEARRRAREGDVGVRVDQVPRAGGGPRYALTAPLVWGGEPEGSVTAYLPGPPDERALESFSIVATQFSAAAEATRLRTRDVMTLVEVDRSIRAEGNLGRLLKSVLTQMLGFVSAPVGGIFLSDGEGLLRLAATVGRDPGPGARAWRVGEGFVGGVAARREPRIVDSLAENGANEYGPLLEGARSALAAPLLAGDELLGVLVLAHPEEGRFDRSVLPFIGLVAGQVSLAIRNANAYLQSEELAISEERSRIAREIHDGVAQMLAFAALKLDLVERLMTRDPAKAAAELEQAKETVRESIREVRRSIFALRPVDLERFGFAETVRRYAIDFGQQNDVRVTVSFGPLPELSLKSEAVLFRIFQEAMHNVAKHAKAQNVEVRLGTTEDGMAFVAVRDDGVGFDVDQVSDRVTSAGGLGIKQMRERVEARGGRLEIDAAPRRGTELYAAVPV